Proteins from one Thermosipho japonicus genomic window:
- a CDS encoding CPBP family glutamic-type intramembrane protease — MIILHITISILILLFYILLSKIFVKAVRISDPFKLHSLFAILTILYSILSAIVLNLKLVDIGISFGDTKKGLLILTFIGIPLFIIAYITSKSAKIYNFRYLYFKSKWQVIYFWILVGPTEEFLFRGLIQSYLKLKYSSTTAILLSSLLFTLFHLLNVLTKNESWKLFFNLLPTRFIISIILGFSLDFSKSLIYPIIIHNIIDGITFSNIKKNY, encoded by the coding sequence ATTTGTAAAAGCAGTAAGAATATCAGATCCATTCAAATTGCATTCATTATTTGCTATCCTAACTATATTATACTCCATACTTTCAGCAATAGTATTAAATCTAAAATTGGTTGATATAGGAATTAGTTTTGGAGATACAAAAAAAGGATTGTTAATTCTTACATTTATAGGAATTCCTTTATTCATTATTGCATATATAACCTCAAAAAGTGCAAAAATTTACAACTTTAGATATCTTTACTTTAAAAGCAAATGGCAGGTAATTTATTTCTGGATTTTAGTAGGTCCTACTGAAGAATTTTTATTTAGGGGATTAATTCAAAGTTATTTAAAATTAAAATATTCATCTACAACAGCAATATTATTATCAAGTCTATTATTTACCTTATTTCATTTATTAAATGTTTTAACCAAAAATGAATCTTGGAAATTATTCTTCAATTTATTACCTACAAGATTTATTATATCAATCATTTTAGGTTTTTCTCTTGATTTTTCTAAAAGTCTCATTTATCCTATAATAATTCACAACATAATTGATGGAATCACTTTTTCAAATATAAAGAAGAATTACTAA